In a genomic window of Primulina huaijiensis isolate GDHJ02 unplaced genomic scaffold, ASM1229523v2 scaffold37281, whole genome shotgun sequence:
- the LOC140968435 gene encoding phospholipase D beta 1-like — translation MAHLTYSDSMSESSQHGQGVQPVPFKTSTGSLKVLLMHGNLDIWVKEAKNLPNMDLFHKSLGDMFGRLSGRFMSKVEGAMPTKITSDPYVTIAISNAVVGRTFVISNNENPVWTQHFYVPVAHYGAEVHFVVKDSDVVGSQIIGAVGIPAEQLFLGARIEGTYPIIGENGKPCNPGAVLSLSIQYIPMERVPLYHGGVGSDLSYQGVPGTYFPLRRGGTVTLYQDAHANDATLPNLWLADGRLYQHGHCWRDIYDAISQARRLVYITGWSVYHLVELVRDDPNVKNSTLGQLLKDKSQEGVRVLLLVWDDPTSTSILGYKTDGVMNTSDEETRRYFKHSSVQVLLCPRSAVKGSWAKKQETGTIYTHHQKSVIVDVDAGNYRRKIMAFVGGLDLCKGRYDTQQHPVFSTLQTVHKDDYHNPNFAGPAVGCPREPWHDLHCRIDGPAAYDVLKNFKERWDIASKRHGIQKMKASHDDSLLQLERIPDILGIDEASCLSLNDQEIWHTQIFRSIDSNSVEGFPKDPKEASQMNLVCGKNVLIDMSIHTAYVKAIRAAQHFIYIENQYFVGSSFNWSNYKDLGANNLIPMEIALKIANKIRARERFSVYIIVPMWPEGVPTGTPTQRILFWQYNTMQMMYETIYKALQEMGLDRDYEPQDYLNFFCLGNREAGDNGSISDTKASSNSPQVLTRKNRRFMIYVHSKGMIVDDEYVIIGSANINQRSLEGTRDSEIAMGAYQPNYTWASRHANPRGQIYGYRMSLWAEHTGTLEPCFEQPESLECARRIRWMGEHNWKQFAGNENSEMRGHLLKYPVEVDRMGQVKPLPGCETFPDMGGKIIGTFTGIQENLTI, via the exons ATGGCCCACTTAACTTATTCTGATTCAATGTCCGAGAGCTCACAGCATGGCCAAGGTGTACAACCTGTGCCTTTTAAGACCTCTACAGGGTCACTTAAGGTGTTATTGATGCATGGGAATTTGGATATTTGGGTGAAGGAGGCGAAGAATCTTCCAAACATGGATTTATTTCACAAGAGCCTAGGTGATATGTTTGGGAGATTATCTGGAAGGTTCATGAGCAAAGTTGAAGGAGCCATGCCCACTAAGATAACCAGTGACCCTTACGTTACAATTGCGATATCTAATGCTGTAGTTGGTAGGACTTTTGTGATTAGCAACAATGAGAACCCCGTCTGGACGCAGCATTTTTATGTTCCAGTAGCACATTACGGAGCTGAGGTACACTTTGTGGTTAAAGATAGTGATGTCGTGGGATCTCAGATAATTGGAGCTGTTGGAATCCCTGCAGAACAGCTATTCTTAGGAGCGAGAATCGAGGGTACTTATCCGATAATAGGGGAAAACGGGAAGCCATGCAATCCAGGGGCTGTTCTGAGTCTATCGATTCAATATATACCAATGGAGAGGGTACCCCTTTACCACGGTGGAGTGGGATCAGATCTCTCATATCAGGGTGTGCCCGGTACTTATTTTCCACTCAGGAGAGGAGGAACGGTCACTCTGTATCAAGATGCTCATGCAAATGATGCTACTCTTCCTAATTTGTGGTTGGCTGATGGTAGGCTTTATCAACATGGACATTGTTGGCGTGATATTTATGATGCAATTAGCCAGGCTCGTCGCCTAGTTTACATCACAGGGTGGTCTGTTTACCACTTAGTTGAACTTGTGAGGGATGATCCTAATGTGAAAAATAGCACTTTGGGCCAGCTTTTGAAAGACAAGTCTCAAGAAGGCGTGAGGGTACTGCTCCTTGTATGGGATGATCCTACTTCTACGAGCATATTGGGCTATAAAACT GATGGTGTAATGAATACAAGCGATGAAGAAACACGTCGTTATTTCAAGCATTCATCTGTGCAAGTGCTATTGTGTCCAAGATCAGCTGTAAAAGGTAGCTGGGCAAAAAAACAG GAAACAGGAACAATATACACTCATCATCAAAAAAGTGTTATAGTAGATGTCGATGCTGGTAATTATAGGAGAAAGATCATGGCATTTGTTGGAGGCCTTGACCTATGCAAAGGAAGATACGATACCCAACAACACCCGGTCTTTAGCACATTGCAAACAGTTCACAAGGATGATTATCATAATCCCAATTTTGCG GGGCCTGCTGTTGGTTGTCCAAGAGAGCCATGGCACGATTTGCACTGCAGAATTGATGGTCCAGCTGCATATGATGTCTTAAAAAACTTTAAGGAGCGTTGGGACATCGCCTCAAAGCGTCATGGGATTCAAAAAATGAAAGCTTCGCATGATGACTCCTTACTACAGCTTGAAAGAATTCCAGACATATTGGGAATCGACGAGGCTTCCTGCCTAAGTTTAAATGATCAAGAGATATGGCACACTCAG ATTTTTCGTTCAATAGACTCCAACTCCGTTGAAGGTTTCCCCAAGGATCCAAAAGAGGCTTCACAGATG AACTTGGTATGTGGGAAGAATGTACTGATAGACATGAGCATACACACAGCTTATGTAAAAGCAATACGTGCGGCACAACATTTCATATACATCGAGAACCAGTACTTCGTTGGATCATCTTTCAATTGGTCTAATTATAAGGACCTAG GTGCAAATAATTTAATTCCTATGGAAATTGCTCTCAAGATTGCAAACAAAATTAGAGCAAGGGAGAGATTTTCTGTGTACATTATTGTCCCAATGTGGCCGGAAGGAGTTCCTACCGGTACTCCAACTCAAAGGATTCTTTTTTGGCAG TATAATACGATGCAAATGATGTATGAAACCATCTACAAAGCTTTACAAGAGATGGGGCTCGACAGAGATTACGAACCCCAGGATTATTTGAATTTCTTCTGTCTCGGCAATCGTGAAGCAGGAGACAATGGAAGCATCTCGGACACAAAAGCATCTTCAAATTCTCCACAA GTGCTAACTCGGAAAAACAGACGTTTTATGATCTATGTCCACTCAAAGGGAATGATAGTTGACGATGAGTATGTGATAATTGGTTCTGCTAACATCAATCAACGATCTTTAGAAGGCACGAGGGACAGTGAAATCGCAATGGGTGCATACCAGCCAAATTATACTTGGGCAAGCCGACATGCTAATCCTCGCGGACAG ATTTATGGGTACCGGATGTCACTCTGGGCTGAACACACGGGTACTTTAGAGCCATGCTTTGAGCAACCAGAGAGCTTGGAATGTGCTCGACGCATAAGATGGATGGGTGAGCATAACTGGAAACAGTTTGCAGGTAATGAAAATAGTGAAATGAGAGGACATCTACTGAAATATCCAGTTGAGGTTGATAGAATGGGGCAAGTTAAGCCTCTTCCTGGCTGCGAGACATTCCCCGATATGGGTGGCAAGATAATTGGGACTTTCACCGGAATTCAAGAAAATCTCACGATTTGA
- the LOC140968436 gene encoding protein HOTHEAD isoform X2 — protein MSKFMGFCTKRLLCFAFAGIVTFYGLCSSEQGPAYSFIEQGTSAPAVSYYDYIIIGGGTAGCPLAATLSHNGTVLLLERGGSPYGNPNITNLSAFGRALSDPDPSSPSQRFISEDGVINARARVLGGGSCLNAGFYTRAATDYVRDAGWDGALVNESYAWVEKEVAFKPPMKQWQSAVRDGLLEAGVNPYNGFTYDHVIGTKIGGTIFDAQGRRHTAADLLTYANPSGLTVLLHASVHKILFRTKGKARPIAHGVVFTDASGNKHMAYLKDGPKNEIILSSGALGSPQLLMLSGIGPMDHLMAHNITLVLDQPLVGQGMSDNPMNAIFVPSPNPVEVSLIQVVGITPFGSYIEAASGENFAGDGSYRRDYGMFSPKIGQLSTVPPKQRTSITLSRAIAAMEALDPVAFRGGFILEKVMGPISTGHLELRNKNPNDNPIVTFNYFKHPQDLQRCVDGLKVIETVIESKAFSQFRYDYLSLPTLLNMTANAPVNMLPKHTNVSTSLEQFCKDTVMTIWHYHGGCQVGRVVDSEYRVLGVDALRVIDGSTFNYSPGTNPQATVMMLGRYMGVKILEERFGTDKLKD, from the exons ATGAGTAAATTCATGGGATTTTGTACGAAGAGATTGCTGTGTTTTGCATTTGCTGGAATTGTTACCTTCTATGGATTATGTTCATCTGAACAAG GACCCGCATACAGTTTTATTGAACAAGGAACCTCGGCTCCAGCAGTCTCTTACTACGACTACATCATAATCGGCGGAGGCACAGCCGGCTGTCCGCTTGCCGCCACACTCTCTCACAACGGGACCGTCCTCCTCCTCGAACGCGGCGGCTCACCTTACGGAAACCCAAACATCACCAACCTCTCGGCCTTCGGCCGAGCCCTCTCCGACCCCGACCCTTCCTCCCCTTCCCAACGCTTCATTTCCGAAGACGGAGTCATCAACGCGCGTGCCCGCGTGCTGGGAGGAGGAAGCTGCCTGAACGCCGGATTCTACACACGCGCCGCCACGGATTACGTGAGGGACGCCGGATGGGACGGTGCTCTGGTGAACGAGTCTTATGCTTGGGTGGAGAAGGAGGTGGCGTTTAAGCCGCCGATGAAGCAATGGCAGTCAGCGGTTAGGGATGGTCTGTTGGAGGCTGGAGTGAACCCTTACAATGGGTTCACGTACGATCATGTGATCGGGACTAAAATCGGCGGCACCATTTTTGATGCCCAAGGCCGCCGCCACACGGCAGCTGATCTTCTAACGTATGCCAATCCCAGTGGACTCACTGTGCTGCTGCATGCTTCTGTTCATAAAATCTTGTTCAGAACCAAAG GGAAAGCGAGGCCCATAGCTCATGGAGTGGTATTCACAGACGCTTCAGGGAATAAACACATGGCATACTTAAAAGATGGGCCTAAAAATGAGATAATATTATCAAGTGGGGCTCTTGGAAGCCCACAACTATTGATGCTTAGTGGAATAGGCCCAATGGATCATCTcatggcccataacataacattggtattggaccaaccTTTGGTGGGCCAAGGCATGTCCGACAACCCCATGAACGCGATATTTGTGCCTTCACCTAATCCGGTCGAGGTCTCCCTTATTCAGGTGGTCGGGATCACGCCTTTCGGGAGCTACATAGAAGCCGCCAGTGGAGAAAACTTTGCAGGCGATGGCAGTTATCGACGTGACTACGGGATGTTTTCTCCTAAG ATTGGGCAGCTCTCCACGGTTCCACCAAAGCAAAGAACCTCAATAACTTTGTCCCGAGCCATCGCTGCCATGGAAGCCCTCGACCCTGTCGCCTTCAGGGGCGGGTTCATCCTTGAAAAGGTCATGGGCCCCATCTCCACGGGGCATTTAGAACTCAGAAACAAGAATCCAAATGACAATCCAATCGTCACATTCAATTACTTCAAGCATCCCCAAGACCTCCAAAGATGTGTAGATGGCCTAAAAGTCATTGAAACCGTGATCGAATCGAAGGCGTTTTCCCAGTTCCGATACGATTATCTTTCTCTTCCGACACTCCTTAACATGACAGCCAATGCACCAGTGAATATGCTGCCCAAACATACCAACGTTTCAACATCGTTGGAGCAGTTCTGTAAGGACACAGTGATGACAATATGGCATTATCATGGGGGATGTCAGGTTGGAAGAGTGGTGGATTCTGAGTATAGGGTTCTTGGAGTCGATGCCCTGCGGGTTATCGATGGATCGACCTTTAATTATTCACCCGGAACAAATCCTCAGGCCACTGTTATGATGCTGGGAAG GTACATGGGAGTGAAAATATTGGAGGAGAGATTTGGAACTGATAAATTAAAAGATTga
- the LOC140968471 gene encoding cyclic nucleotide-gated ion channel 18-like: MNNLNLRLVPLTNPTSLIGHRHQAPWRRILDPSGEIVNQWNHIFLLTSLIALFVDPLFFYLLGFTNNCLSTDYALGGFVVFTRCMVDLFSALHIVMKFRTAYIAPNSRVFGRGDLVRDPYKIAIRYLTGDFAIDLAAALPLPQLVVWGVMPLTRSKTTAHVNHAVSLVIIVQYLPRLIVIFPLNWRIIKNTGVVAKTTWSGAAYNLVLYLLASHVIGAVWYLMSVERTFSCWKQQCRMENMDLPCSINYLDCTDEGPERDLWLNYTQVFKKCNAKSKAADFDFGMFADSLNDQVASADFFDKYFYCLWWGLRSLSSYGQNLESSTYVSETMFSSLICLLGLVLFSLLIGNMQTYLQSTTARLEEWRVKRRDTEEWMRHRQLPPELQAKVRRFVQYNWLSTRGANEEVILRSLPLDLRREIQKHLCLALVRRVPFFSQMDEQLLDAICEHLVSSLNTKDTYIVREGDQVKEMLFIIRGKLESSTTNGGRSGFFNSITLKPGDFCGEELLTWALLPASNANFPASTRTVKSITEVEAFALRAEDLRFVANQFKRLHSKKLQHAFRFYSHQWRSWGACIIQAAWRRFRRRKLAEELSQNESLYYIQRSDEEDEQFDEDDKSVSNNIDNNAQQLGATILASKFAANTKKGTIQKVRFVEPGESSLRMPKLFKPDEPDF, translated from the exons ATGAACAACCTCAATCTCCGCCTTGTGCCCCTGACCAACCCCACCTCCCTTATCGGCCATCGCCACCAAGCACCGTGGCGCCGGATTCTAGATCCTAGCGGCGAGATCGTCAATCAATGGAACCACATCTTCCTTTTGACCTCTCTCATTGCGCTTTTCGTCGATCCCCTCTTCTTCTACCTGCTCGGATTCACTAACAATTGCCTATCCACAGATTATGCTCTGGGTGGATTCGTTGTCTTCACGCGCTGCATGGTCGATCTATTCTCTGCTCTGCACATTGTGATGAAATTCCGCACAGCTTATATCGCACCAAATTCGAGGGTGTTTGGGAGGGGGGATTTGGTTAGGGATCCATACAAGATTGCTATTCGTTATTTGACTGGAGATTTCGCTATTGATCTTGCAGCTGCTCTTCCACTCCCtcaa CTTGTTGTTTGGGGTGTCATGCCATTAACCCGATCAAAAACCACTGCTCATGTTAATCATGCAGTCTCTTTAGTCATCATCGTTCAGTACCTCCCACGACTTATCGTAATTTTCCCGTTGAATTGGCGGATAATAAAAAACACTGGTGTCGTGGCAAAGACTACCTGGTCAGGAGCAGCTTACAACCTCGTTCTGTACTTGTTAGCAAGTCAT GTAATAGGAGCTGTATGGTACTTGATGTCTGTTGAACGCACTTTTTCATGCTGGAAGCAGCAATGTCGTATGGAAAACATGGATCTGCCGTGTTCAATTAATTATCTTGATTGTACAGATGAAGGCCCAGAACGTGATCTCTGGTTGAACTACACCCAGGTCTTCAAGAAGTGTAATGCCAAGAGTAAAGCAGCAGATTTTGATTTTGGAATGTTTGCTGATTCTTTAAATGATCAAGTTGCTTCAGCAGATTTCTTTGACAAATACTTCTACTGTCTTTGGTGGGGTTTGAGAAGTCTAAG TTCATATGGACAAAATCTGGAATCAAGTACTTATGTGTCTGAAACAATGTTCAGCAGTCTAATATGTCTTCTGGGCTTAGTTCTCTTTTCACTGCTCATAGGAAACATGCAG ACCTATCTGCAATCTACAACAGCAAGACTCGAAGAGTGGAGAGTCAAAAGAAGAGATACTGAAGAATGGATGAGGCATAGGCAACTACCTCCTGAACTGCAAGCTAAAGTGCGTCGGTTCGTTCAATATAATTGGTTGTCCACAAGAGGAGCAAATGAAGAAGTCATTCTACGATCATTACCATTAGACCTAAGACGAGAAATTCAGAAGCATCTTTGTCTTGCCCTTGTTCGTCGT GTCCCTTTCTTCTCACAAATGGACGAACAACTTTTAGATGCAATATGTGAACACCTAGTTTCATCTCTAAACACGAAAGACACCTACATTGTTCGTGAAGGCGATCAAGTTAAAGAGATGCTTTTCATAATTCGTGGGAAGCTTGAGAGCTCTACCACCAATGGAGGGCGTTCAGGGTTCTTCAATTCCATTACCTTGAAACCGGGGGATTTTTGTGGTGAAGAATTGCTAACCTGGGCTTTACTTCCGGCTTCAAATGCAAACTTTCCAGCTTCTACTCGGACAGTCAAATCAATTACTGAAGTAGAAGCCTTCGCACTCCGTGCAGAAGACCTCAGATTTGTAGCAAATCAGTTTAAACGTCTCCACAGCAAGAAGTTACAACATGCATTTAGATTCTATTCTCACCAATGGAGAAGTTGGGGAGCTTGCATAATACAAGCGGCATGGAGAAGGTTTAGGAGAAGGAAACTTGCAGAGGAACTGTCACAAAACGAAAGCTTGTACTACATACAAAGGTCGGATGAAGAAGATGAACAGTTCGATGAAGACGACAAAAGTGTGTCTAACAATATAGACAACAACGCACAACAACTTGGAGCGACCATACTTGCTTCGAAATTTGCTGCAAACACGAAGAAAGGGACCATTCAAAAAGTTCGCTTTGTCGAACCTGGGGAATCCAGTTTAAGAATGCCAAAGCTTTTTAAACCAGACGAGCCTGATTTCTAA
- the LOC140968473 gene encoding uncharacterized protein, whose protein sequence is MDYKNMNVGARPLSLKDYLLDDMSSCSSNGFDSFPRRQCCTTVRFLLDIELKDQQHQQYSYFKKNPPALLKSPSKSALSAFQHIITAIKRLPFAAGRSSEADKPKNSMLARSISKKINKKSTTFWRRKPNEKEIGRMKSFDELLKEDPVSSDRSKISTNDGYGNCRPESDIVTAAMEACSSGNLKFTEAGQNGVVEVPLKDNKASNGETMGVPQSNVRGASTTSSDGSEVSTTNSKEKLWSTEEKEQLSPVSVLDCPFDDEDDEVSSPYRHRVAHVEENKKKLMKKIQRFESHAELEPLNLTERFALQTESDNESPEWPQQCPYESNIGKFTSEIEEKEVVDENNNKALELLHHFKHKHPSNDPKTTTEKLVLDFFREQVTKARGKQGVSSCDKELLEEVEVWINGQNPHEPFLGWEVKTNRQSYINDMEKDGNWKTLDQENMEVALELEIEIFSTLLNEMLGAM, encoded by the exons ATGGATTACAAAAATATGAATGTTGGAGCCAGACCCTTGTCGTTGAAAGATTACTTGTTGGACGATATGAGTTCTTGCTCATCCAACGGCTTCGACTCCTTCCCTAGAAGACAATGCTGCACCACCGTACGATTCCTTCTCGATATCGAGCTAAAAGACCAGCAGCATCAACAGTATTCATATTTCAAGAAAAACCCACCAGCCCTACTGAAAAGCCCATCGAAATCCGCTCTCTCGGCGTTTCAGCACATCATCACCGCCATAAAGAGACTCCCCTTCGCCGCCGGGAGATCTTCGGAGGCGGACAAACCAAAGAATTCGATGCTAGCGCGAAGCATTTCGAAAAAGATCAACAAGAAGAGCACCACTTTCTGGAGGAGGAAGCCAAACGAGAAGGAGATCGGACGGATGAAATCGTTCGATGAGTTGCTCAAGGAGGATCCCGTGTCGTCGGATCGTTCCAAAATCTCCACAAACGATGGCTACGGTAACTGCCGGCCGGAGAGCGATATTGTTACTGCGGCGATGGAGGCATGTTCCAGCGGTAATCTGAAATTTACGGAGGCGGGGCAAAACGGCGTCGTAGAGGTTCCATTAAAGGACAATAAAGCGAGTAATGGCGAGACAATGGGTGTACCACAGAGTAATGTTCGGGGTGCCTCAACTACAAGCAGTGATGGGAGTGAGGTCAGCACCACCAACTCAAAG GAGAAGCTATGGTCGACCGAAGAGAAGGAACAGTTGAGTCCAGTATCTGTGCTGGACTGCCCATTTGATGATGAAGATGACGAGGTCTCGTCCCCTTACCGACATAGAGTCGCTCATGTAGAAG AAAACAAGAAGAAACTCATGAAGAAGATTCAGCGGTTTGAGTCACATGCTGAACTTGAGCCATTGAACTTAACTGAACGATTTGCTTTACAGACAGAATCTGATAATGAATCACCTGAATGGCCTCAGCAATGTCCTTACGAATCAAACATCGGTAAATTCACCTCAGAAATAGAGGAAAAAGAAGTAGTAGACGAAAACAATAATAAGGCGTTGGAATTACTTCATCACTTCAAGCACAAACACCCATCAAATGACCCCAAAACGACGACTGAGAAGCTGGTTTTGGATTTCTTCAGAGAACAAGTAACAAAGGCACGTGGTAAACAAGGTGTATCTTCGTGTGATAAGGAACTATTGGAGGAAGTTGAAGTTTGGATCAATGGACAAAACCCCCACGAGCCATTTCTTGGATGGGAGGTGAAGACGAATAGACAATCTTACATTAATGACATGGAAAAAGATGGGAATTGGAAAACATTGGATCAAGAAAATATGGAAGTAGCTTTGGAGTTGGAAATCGAGATATTTAGTACACTGTTGAATGAGATGTTGGGAGCTATGTGA
- the LOC140968436 gene encoding protein HOTHEAD isoform X1 yields MSKFMGFCTKRLLCFAFAGIVTFYGLCSSEQVGPAYSFIEQGTSAPAVSYYDYIIIGGGTAGCPLAATLSHNGTVLLLERGGSPYGNPNITNLSAFGRALSDPDPSSPSQRFISEDGVINARARVLGGGSCLNAGFYTRAATDYVRDAGWDGALVNESYAWVEKEVAFKPPMKQWQSAVRDGLLEAGVNPYNGFTYDHVIGTKIGGTIFDAQGRRHTAADLLTYANPSGLTVLLHASVHKILFRTKGKARPIAHGVVFTDASGNKHMAYLKDGPKNEIILSSGALGSPQLLMLSGIGPMDHLMAHNITLVLDQPLVGQGMSDNPMNAIFVPSPNPVEVSLIQVVGITPFGSYIEAASGENFAGDGSYRRDYGMFSPKIGQLSTVPPKQRTSITLSRAIAAMEALDPVAFRGGFILEKVMGPISTGHLELRNKNPNDNPIVTFNYFKHPQDLQRCVDGLKVIETVIESKAFSQFRYDYLSLPTLLNMTANAPVNMLPKHTNVSTSLEQFCKDTVMTIWHYHGGCQVGRVVDSEYRVLGVDALRVIDGSTFNYSPGTNPQATVMMLGRYMGVKILEERFGTDKLKD; encoded by the exons ATGAGTAAATTCATGGGATTTTGTACGAAGAGATTGCTGTGTTTTGCATTTGCTGGAATTGTTACCTTCTATGGATTATGTTCATCTGAACAAG TAGGACCCGCATACAGTTTTATTGAACAAGGAACCTCGGCTCCAGCAGTCTCTTACTACGACTACATCATAATCGGCGGAGGCACAGCCGGCTGTCCGCTTGCCGCCACACTCTCTCACAACGGGACCGTCCTCCTCCTCGAACGCGGCGGCTCACCTTACGGAAACCCAAACATCACCAACCTCTCGGCCTTCGGCCGAGCCCTCTCCGACCCCGACCCTTCCTCCCCTTCCCAACGCTTCATTTCCGAAGACGGAGTCATCAACGCGCGTGCCCGCGTGCTGGGAGGAGGAAGCTGCCTGAACGCCGGATTCTACACACGCGCCGCCACGGATTACGTGAGGGACGCCGGATGGGACGGTGCTCTGGTGAACGAGTCTTATGCTTGGGTGGAGAAGGAGGTGGCGTTTAAGCCGCCGATGAAGCAATGGCAGTCAGCGGTTAGGGATGGTCTGTTGGAGGCTGGAGTGAACCCTTACAATGGGTTCACGTACGATCATGTGATCGGGACTAAAATCGGCGGCACCATTTTTGATGCCCAAGGCCGCCGCCACACGGCAGCTGATCTTCTAACGTATGCCAATCCCAGTGGACTCACTGTGCTGCTGCATGCTTCTGTTCATAAAATCTTGTTCAGAACCAAAG GGAAAGCGAGGCCCATAGCTCATGGAGTGGTATTCACAGACGCTTCAGGGAATAAACACATGGCATACTTAAAAGATGGGCCTAAAAATGAGATAATATTATCAAGTGGGGCTCTTGGAAGCCCACAACTATTGATGCTTAGTGGAATAGGCCCAATGGATCATCTcatggcccataacataacattggtattggaccaaccTTTGGTGGGCCAAGGCATGTCCGACAACCCCATGAACGCGATATTTGTGCCTTCACCTAATCCGGTCGAGGTCTCCCTTATTCAGGTGGTCGGGATCACGCCTTTCGGGAGCTACATAGAAGCCGCCAGTGGAGAAAACTTTGCAGGCGATGGCAGTTATCGACGTGACTACGGGATGTTTTCTCCTAAG ATTGGGCAGCTCTCCACGGTTCCACCAAAGCAAAGAACCTCAATAACTTTGTCCCGAGCCATCGCTGCCATGGAAGCCCTCGACCCTGTCGCCTTCAGGGGCGGGTTCATCCTTGAAAAGGTCATGGGCCCCATCTCCACGGGGCATTTAGAACTCAGAAACAAGAATCCAAATGACAATCCAATCGTCACATTCAATTACTTCAAGCATCCCCAAGACCTCCAAAGATGTGTAGATGGCCTAAAAGTCATTGAAACCGTGATCGAATCGAAGGCGTTTTCCCAGTTCCGATACGATTATCTTTCTCTTCCGACACTCCTTAACATGACAGCCAATGCACCAGTGAATATGCTGCCCAAACATACCAACGTTTCAACATCGTTGGAGCAGTTCTGTAAGGACACAGTGATGACAATATGGCATTATCATGGGGGATGTCAGGTTGGAAGAGTGGTGGATTCTGAGTATAGGGTTCTTGGAGTCGATGCCCTGCGGGTTATCGATGGATCGACCTTTAATTATTCACCCGGAACAAATCCTCAGGCCACTGTTATGATGCTGGGAAG GTACATGGGAGTGAAAATATTGGAGGAGAGATTTGGAACTGATAAATTAAAAGATTga